The Gemmata palustris genome includes a region encoding these proteins:
- a CDS encoding alkaline phosphatase family protein — protein sequence MLDLSNLCAAVRSKGGAKRCLISSAAFVVLATLTAPASGSEPARKAENVIVVTLDGFRWQELFEGGDESFMDAKQGGVKDVPGLKKRYSREKLEDRRAALMPFLWGTVAKNGQVFGNPAKGASAKITNGLKFSYPGYSEMFCGLADPRIDSNAKKANPNLSVLEFLNGRPGFKDKVEAVCTWDVFPSIFRTQQNGLRIQAGWEPLKADKLTDRERGLNETMELLPRYWPDNAFDVFTMGAAKSALERRKPRVLYIGLGETDEWGHGRRYDLYLDSANKADRFLAELWDGLQKDPQYKNKTALLITTDHGRGSTRVDWTDHGKNVEGAEHIWIAVMGPDTPATGEREKREVTQSQVAATVAALVGEDFGAASPKAAAPLPVFEKK from the coding sequence ATGTTGGACCTGTCGAACCTGTGCGCCGCGGTGCGCTCCAAAGGCGGCGCGAAACGCTGCCTGATCTCATCCGCCGCCTTTGTGGTGCTCGCCACACTCACGGCGCCCGCGTCGGGCTCGGAGCCGGCACGGAAAGCCGAAAACGTCATTGTTGTGACGCTCGACGGGTTCCGCTGGCAGGAGCTGTTCGAGGGCGGGGACGAGTCGTTCATGGACGCCAAGCAGGGCGGGGTTAAGGACGTCCCCGGGCTGAAAAAGCGGTACTCGCGCGAGAAGCTCGAGGACCGGCGGGCGGCGCTGATGCCGTTCCTGTGGGGCACCGTGGCCAAGAACGGCCAGGTCTTCGGGAACCCGGCCAAAGGCGCATCGGCCAAGATCACCAACGGGCTCAAGTTCTCGTACCCGGGCTACAGCGAGATGTTCTGCGGGCTTGCCGATCCGCGGATCGACTCGAACGCCAAGAAAGCCAATCCCAATCTCTCGGTGCTGGAGTTCCTGAACGGTCGGCCGGGCTTCAAGGATAAGGTCGAGGCGGTCTGCACCTGGGACGTGTTTCCTTCGATCTTTCGGACGCAACAGAACGGGTTACGCATTCAGGCCGGATGGGAGCCGCTCAAAGCCGACAAGTTGACCGACCGCGAGCGCGGCCTGAACGAGACGATGGAACTACTCCCGCGGTACTGGCCGGACAATGCGTTCGACGTGTTCACGATGGGCGCGGCGAAGTCGGCACTGGAGCGGCGCAAGCCCCGCGTGCTGTACATCGGGCTGGGTGAAACGGACGAGTGGGGGCACGGTCGGCGGTACGACCTGTACTTGGACTCCGCGAACAAGGCCGACCGGTTCCTCGCGGAACTGTGGGACGGGCTGCAGAAAGATCCGCAATACAAGAACAAAACTGCCCTCCTCATCACGACCGACCACGGCCGCGGGAGCACGCGGGTGGACTGGACCGACCACGGGAAGAACGTGGAGGGGGCGGAACACATCTGGATCGCGGTGATGGGACCGGACACACCGGCCACGGGCGAGCGCGAGAAACGCGAAGTGACGCAGAGTCAGGTCGCCGCCACGGTTGCCGCTCTGGTGGGAGAGGATTTCGGTGCGGCGAGCCCGAAGGCCGCAGCGCCTCTACCGGTGTTCGAGAAGAAATAA